Proteins from one Paenibacillus sp. J23TS9 genomic window:
- the argC gene encoding N-acetyl-gamma-glutamyl-phosphate reductase, which produces MPGEHGETSKIRIAIVGSTGYGGVELIRLLQAHPLAEITSVISSSSAGTPISEGFPHLTDIIVQNLDGVNAAEIAEKADVVFTATPSGVSSKLVPGLLEAGLKVIDLSGDFRIKDGGTYEKWYKHPAPEQSYLEKAVYGLCEIFGEEAAAVDFISNPGCYPTATLLGLIPAISSGWIDPKSIIIDAKSGVSGSGRGTSLTSHYAEINENFKAYKVNKHQHIPEIEQVLGQVTGEPVTVTFTTQLVPMTRGIMSTMYAQMNGVYNDEDFVDLYRQYYKDRPFVRVRDKGIWPATKEVYGSNYCDIGFAADARTGRVTIISVIDNIVKGAAGQAIQNMNLMMGWEENLGLGYTPVYP; this is translated from the coding sequence ATGCCAGGAGAACATGGGGAAACCAGTAAGATCAGAATTGCGATTGTCGGCTCGACAGGCTACGGCGGGGTAGAATTGATCCGCCTGCTGCAGGCGCATCCGCTTGCGGAGATTACGTCGGTTATTTCATCATCAAGTGCAGGAACACCGATATCGGAAGGTTTTCCGCATTTAACGGATATTATCGTCCAGAACCTAGATGGCGTTAATGCCGCGGAAATCGCGGAAAAGGCCGATGTTGTCTTCACGGCAACGCCATCAGGAGTAAGCTCGAAGCTGGTGCCGGGATTGCTGGAGGCGGGGCTGAAAGTCATTGACCTGTCAGGCGATTTCCGGATCAAGGACGGCGGAACTTACGAGAAGTGGTATAAGCATCCGGCACCGGAGCAGAGCTATCTGGAAAAAGCCGTATACGGCTTATGCGAGATTTTCGGAGAGGAAGCCGCGGCTGTAGATTTCATTTCGAATCCGGGCTGCTATCCGACAGCAACACTGCTTGGTTTAATTCCAGCTATCAGTTCCGGTTGGATCGACCCGAAAAGCATCATTATTGATGCCAAATCCGGTGTATCCGGCTCGGGCCGGGGCACAAGCCTGACTTCGCATTATGCGGAAATTAACGAAAACTTTAAAGCTTATAAAGTGAATAAGCATCAGCATATCCCGGAAATCGAGCAGGTGCTTGGCCAGGTAACCGGAGAGCCAGTAACCGTGACCTTTACAACCCAACTCGTTCCGATGACGCGCGGCATTATGAGCACCATGTACGCCCAGATGAATGGCGTATATAACGATGAGGATTTCGTGGATCTGTACCGGCAGTATTACAAAGACCGCCCGTTCGTGCGTGTGCGGGATAAAGGAATCTGGCCGGCAACCAAAGAAGTGTATGGATCAAACTACTGTGACATCGGATTTGCGGCAGATGCCCGGACAGGACGGGTGACGATCATTTCGGTCATCGACAATATTGTCAAAGGTGCGGCAGGCCAAGCGATACAGAACATGAATCTGATGATGGGATGGGAGGAGAATCTCGGACTGGGCTACACACCGGTGTATCCATAA
- a CDS encoding stalk domain-containing protein, whose product MKKMIIGLTIGMLIGSSTVAMAATSSTVKATLVKYRIMINGQNKVVSANQLSYNGNTYIQLREAGTLFGYNATYVGSTKTIHFDTKDTVKEKWITLGEFAGSANLKVELNSNKKDVYNVIRGKDQVILSLDTQNLGEGEERGSATTNGTIIYFTKINGSLVLSKASLKTAGLM is encoded by the coding sequence ATGAAGAAAATGATTATTGGTCTTACTATTGGCATGCTGATTGGCTCTTCTACAGTCGCTATGGCTGCGACATCTAGTACTGTAAAAGCAACTCTTGTTAAGTACCGCATAATGATCAATGGGCAGAATAAAGTGGTATCAGCGAATCAGCTATCGTATAACGGAAATACATACATTCAACTGCGTGAAGCAGGCACGCTCTTCGGTTATAACGCTACATATGTTGGTTCCACTAAAACAATTCACTTCGATACGAAAGATACAGTTAAGGAAAAGTGGATTACCTTAGGAGAATTCGCTGGGAGCGCTAATCTAAAAGTCGAATTAAACTCAAATAAAAAAGATGTATATAACGTGATCCGTGGTAAAGATCAAGTCATCCTCTCATTAGATACACAAAATTTAGGGGAAGGTGAAGAAAGAGGATCTGCCACGACAAATGGTACCATCATTTATTTCACAAAAATAAATGGTTCTCTTGTACTCAGCAAAGCAAGCTTAAAAACAGCTGGATTGATGTAA